The proteins below are encoded in one region of Gopherus flavomarginatus isolate rGopFla2 chromosome 12, rGopFla2.mat.asm, whole genome shotgun sequence:
- the LOC127032345 gene encoding early activation antigen CD69-like has protein sequence MPLLETTSLAEQEKMEPDPLLNSQEAQVKHNGETHADVTTYDGERSKSSPIGRAPSLGSWAHPFTVLNVVLNIVLISLLIVWSESELCMADPKSPEASCPDGWVGYQGKCYYFSETEGSWTYSQSNCFSLGASLAGIDSEQEKVFMVRYKGIPDRWISFWREPNGTWKWANGTDLSNRFEIQGGGECA, from the exons ATGCCCCTTTTGGAGACCACCAGTCTTGCAGAGCAAGAGAAGATGGAGCCAGATCCACTCCTGAATTCCCAGGAAGCCCAAGTGAAACACAACGGAGAGACTCATGCAGATGTCACTACATATGACGGAGAGAGAAGCAAAAGTTCTCCTATAGGTAGAGCGCCATCTTTGGGG TCATGGGCACATCCTTTCACAGTTCTTAATGTGGTTCTCAATATCGTTCTCATCAGTCTCCTTATTGTGTGGTCAG AATCTGAACTGTGTATGGCTGATCCTAAATCCCCAGAGGCTTCATGCCCGGATGGCTGGGTCGGTTACCAAGGGAAATGCTACTACTTCTCAGAGACAGAAGGGAGCTGGACCTACAGCCAGAGCAACTGCTTCTCCCTCGGTGCCTCCCTGGCAGGGATCGACAGTGAGCAGGAAAAG GTTTTCATGGTACGGTACAAAGGGATCCCTGACCGCTGGATCAGCTTCTGGAGGGAACCTAACGGGACCTGGAAATGGGCCAATGGCACTGATCTCAGCAATAG gtTTGAAATACAAGGCGGAGGGGAATGTGCCTAA